The following coding sequences lie in one Musa acuminata AAA Group cultivar baxijiao chromosome BXJ1-8, Cavendish_Baxijiao_AAA, whole genome shotgun sequence genomic window:
- the LOC103994498 gene encoding uncharacterized protein LOC103994498, whose product MYFEKQSPTGVQRKRRFSSCIPCFLGSPVSDSDASQRPPADARSGRRHSAWYSRCRLRKEEEMTETAQLDASARAAADAKVTTAAKDSLSKKSSAKDRRDSIEQQQEQALRRHTNPRSQHTSLPSISPKYNARRAPIPRSTRTKSKGNEPVTAEHIPGTSTDDSARAAAALEPFVGVGVMVVILAVLVFSGRAAAVVYLCCSLFILHLSRVMSTRPAAAHDEIASREVDMDSDEYKKRVILEGLLQRDCRRSSSTIILDNT is encoded by the exons ATGTACTTTGAGAAGCAGAGCCCCACAGGAGTGCAACGCAAGAGGAGATTCTCCTCCTGCATCCCCTGCTTCCTCGGCTCTCCCGTCTCCGACTCCGACGCGTCGCAGCGGCCGCCCGCCGACGCCCGGTCCGGGCGCAGGCACTCGGCGTGGTACTCACGTTGCAGGCTTcggaaggaggaggagatgacGGAGACCGCCCAGCTCGACGCTTCTGCCAGAGCCGCGGCCGACGCTAAGGTGACTACTGCGGCCAAAGACAGCCTGTCCAAGAAGTCTTCTGCCAAG GATCGAAGAGACAGCATCGAGCAACAACAAGAACAAGCTTTGAGGCGTCACACAAATCCCCGTTCTCAGCACACAAGTCTTCCCAGTATCTCGCCCAAATACAATGCTCGTAGAGCACCAATTCCGCGTTCGACCCGAACCAAGTCCAAAGGCAACGAACCCGTGACAGCCGAGCACATTCCCGGTACCTCCACCGATGACTCGGCTCGAGCCGCCGCCGCGCTTGAGCCATTTGTCGGCGTAGGGGTCATGGTGGTTATATTGGCCGTCTTGGTCTTCTCCGGCCGAGCCGCCGCCGTCGTCTACTTGTGTTGTTCCTTGTTCATATTGCATCTCTCGAGGGTGATGTCGACGAGACCAGCAGCAGCTCATGATGAGATCGCATCGAGAGAGGTTGATATGGACTCCGATGAGTACAAGAAGAGGGTGATCTTAGAGGGTTTGCTACAGCGTGATTGTCGAAGGTCATCGAGCACTATCATTCTCGACAATACTTGA